In one window of Cololabis saira isolate AMF1-May2022 chromosome 23, fColSai1.1, whole genome shotgun sequence DNA:
- the mkln1 gene encoding muskelin isoform X2: MAAVPESRVLPFSVFKWSSFSSTYLPENILVDKPNDQSSRWSSESNYPPQFLILKLERPAIVQSITFGKYEKTHVCNLKKFKVFGGMSEENMTELLSSGLKNDYNKETFTLKHKIDEQMFPCRFVKIVPLMSWGPSFNFSIWYVELHGIEDPDVVQPCLNWYSKYREQEAIRLCLKHFRQHNYTEAFESLQKKTRIALEHPMLTHLHDRLVLQGDFDACEELIDKAVRDGLFNQYISQQEYKPRWSQIIPKCHKGDSDDNRPGMRGGHQMVIDVQTETVYLFGGWDGTQDLADFWAYSVQENQWACISRDTEKENGPSARSCHKMCIDSQRRQIYTLGRYLDSSVRNSKSLKSDFYRYDIDANTWTLLSEDTSADGGPKLVFDHQMCMDSEKHMIYTFGGRILTCNGSVEDSRTSEPQFSGLYAFHCQAGTWSLLREDSCNAGPEDVQSRIGHCMLFHTRNRCLYVFGGQRSKTYLNDFFSYDVDGDHVEIISDGTKKDSGMVPMTGFTQRATIDPELNEIHVLSGLSKDKDKREENVRNSFWIYDIARNNWSCVYKNDQAVKENPNKTLQEEEPCPRFAHQLVYDEMHKVHYLFGGNPGKSYSPKMRLDDFWSLRLCRPSKEYLLRHCRYLIRKYRFEEKAQSEPLSALKYLQNDLSLTVDHTDPDETKEFQLLPSALFRSSSDFIPLGFSDVDQTYAQRTQLFDTLVNFFPDSMTPPKGNLVDLITL; this comes from the exons TTTTTAATCTTGAAATTGGAACGGCCAGCAATAGTTCAGAGCATCACCTTTGGCAAGTATGAGAAGACTCACGTGTGCAACCTGAAGAAGTTCAAGGTGTTTGGCGGGATGAGTGAGGAGAACATGACAGAGCTGTTGTCCAG TGGCCTTAAGAATGACTACAACAAGGAGACGTTCACGTTAAAGCACAAGATCGACGagcagatgtttccctgcagatTTGTCAAAATAG TGCCTCTGATGTCTTGGGGTCCTAGTTTTAATTTTAGCATCTGGTACGTTGAGCTTCATGGAATTGAAGACCCTGATGTGGTGCAGCCCTGCCTTAACTGGTACAGCAAG TACAGAGAACAGGAAGCCATCCGCCTTTGCCTCAAGCACTTCCGGCAGCACAACTACACGGAGGCCTTCGAGTCGCTGCAGAAGAAGACCCGGATCGCGCTGGAGCACCCCATGCTCACCCACCTGCACGACCGGCTGGTGCTGCAGGGAGACTTCGACGCCTGCGAGGAGCTCATAGACAAAGCTGTGCGAG ACGGTTTGTTTAACCAGTACATCAGCCAGCAGGAGTACAAGCCCCGCTGGAGTCAGATCATCCCAAAATGCCACAAAG GTGACAGCGATGACAACAGGCCGGGGATGAGGGGAGGACATCAGATGGTCATTGACGTCCAGACCG AAACGGTGTACTTGTTCGGCGGCTGGGACGGCACTCAGGACCTGGCCGACTTCTGGGCCTACAGCGTCCAGGAGAACCAGTGGGCCTGCATCTCCAGGGACACGGAGAAGGAG AACGGTCCAAGCGCTCGCTCATGCCACAAGATGTGCATCGACTCCCAGCGGCGGCAGATCTACACGCTGGGCCGCTACCTGGACTCCAGCGTCAGGAACAGCAAGTCCCTGAAGAGCGACTTCTACCGCTACGACATCGACGCCAACACCTGGACGCTGCTCAGCGAGGACACGTCAGCAGACGGAGGACCCAAGCTGGTGTTCGACCACCAG ATGTGCATGGACTCAGAGAAGCATATGATCTACACGTTCGGCGGCCGCATCCTAACGTGCAACGGCAGCGTGGAGGACAGCCGGACGTCGGAGCCCCAGTTCAGCGGGCTGTACGCCTTCCACTGCCAGGCAGGGACGTGGAGCCTGCTGCGGGAGGACTCGTGCAACGCCGGCCCGGAGGACGTCCAGTCCCGCATCGGACACTGCATGCTCTTCCACACG AGAAACCGCTGTCTCTACGTGTTTGGGGGCCAGAGGTCAAAGACGTACCTCAATGATTTCTTCAGCTACGATGTCGACGGAGACCATGTGGAAATCATATCTGACGGCACCAAGAAAGACTCAGGGATGG TTCCCATGACGGGTTTCACCCAGAGAGCCACCATCGACCCTGAGCTCAACGAGATCCACGTCCTGTCGGGCCTCAGCAAAGACAAGGACAAGCGCGAGGAGAACGTGCGCAACTCCTTCTGGATCTACGACATCGCCCGCAATAACTG GTCATGCGTGTATAAGAACGATCAGGCGGTGAAGGAAAACCCCAACAAGactctgcaggaggaggagccgTGTCCCCGCTTTGCACACCAGCTGGTCTACGACGAGATGCACAAA GTGCACTACCTGTTTGGGGGGAATCCCGGGAAGTCCTACTCTCCCAAGATGCGCCTGGACGACTTCTGGTCCCTCCGACTGTGTCGACCCTCTAAGGAGTACCTGCTCCGCCACTGCAGATACCTCATCAGGAAGTACAG GTTTGAGGAGAAAGCCCAGTCGGAACCACTGAGTGCACTGAAGTACCTGCAGAACGACCTGTCCCTCACCGTAGACCACACAGACCCCGACGAGACCAAGGAG TTCCAGCTGCTGCCATCGGCGCTCTTCAGATCCAGCTCCGACTTCATCCCCCTTG GCTTCTCTGACGTCGACCAGACGTACGCTCAGCGGACGCAGCTGTTTGACACACTGGTGAACTTCTTTCCCGACAGCATGACGCCTCCTAAGGGCAACTTGGTGGACCTAATCACCCTCTAG
- the mkln1 gene encoding muskelin isoform X1, translating into MAAVPESRVLPFSVFKWSSFSSTYLPENILVDKPNDQSSRWSSESNYPPQFLILKLERPAIVQSITFGKYEKTHVCNLKKFKVFGGMSEENMTELLSSGLKNDYNKETFTLKHKIDEQMFPCRFVKIVPLMSWGPSFNFSIWYVELHGIEDPDVVQPCLNWYSKYREQEAIRLCLKHFRQHNYTEAFESLQKKTRIALEHPMLTHLHDRLVLQGDFDACEELIDKAVRDGLFNQYISQQEYKPRWSQIIPKCHKGTSSQEISRDDVNSDSDDNRPGMRGGHQMVIDVQTETVYLFGGWDGTQDLADFWAYSVQENQWACISRDTEKENGPSARSCHKMCIDSQRRQIYTLGRYLDSSVRNSKSLKSDFYRYDIDANTWTLLSEDTSADGGPKLVFDHQMCMDSEKHMIYTFGGRILTCNGSVEDSRTSEPQFSGLYAFHCQAGTWSLLREDSCNAGPEDVQSRIGHCMLFHTRNRCLYVFGGQRSKTYLNDFFSYDVDGDHVEIISDGTKKDSGMVPMTGFTQRATIDPELNEIHVLSGLSKDKDKREENVRNSFWIYDIARNNWSCVYKNDQAVKENPNKTLQEEEPCPRFAHQLVYDEMHKVHYLFGGNPGKSYSPKMRLDDFWSLRLCRPSKEYLLRHCRYLIRKYRFEEKAQSEPLSALKYLQNDLSLTVDHTDPDETKEFQLLPSALFRSSSDFIPLGFSDVDQTYAQRTQLFDTLVNFFPDSMTPPKGNLVDLITL; encoded by the exons TTTTTAATCTTGAAATTGGAACGGCCAGCAATAGTTCAGAGCATCACCTTTGGCAAGTATGAGAAGACTCACGTGTGCAACCTGAAGAAGTTCAAGGTGTTTGGCGGGATGAGTGAGGAGAACATGACAGAGCTGTTGTCCAG TGGCCTTAAGAATGACTACAACAAGGAGACGTTCACGTTAAAGCACAAGATCGACGagcagatgtttccctgcagatTTGTCAAAATAG TGCCTCTGATGTCTTGGGGTCCTAGTTTTAATTTTAGCATCTGGTACGTTGAGCTTCATGGAATTGAAGACCCTGATGTGGTGCAGCCCTGCCTTAACTGGTACAGCAAG TACAGAGAACAGGAAGCCATCCGCCTTTGCCTCAAGCACTTCCGGCAGCACAACTACACGGAGGCCTTCGAGTCGCTGCAGAAGAAGACCCGGATCGCGCTGGAGCACCCCATGCTCACCCACCTGCACGACCGGCTGGTGCTGCAGGGAGACTTCGACGCCTGCGAGGAGCTCATAGACAAAGCTGTGCGAG ACGGTTTGTTTAACCAGTACATCAGCCAGCAGGAGTACAAGCCCCGCTGGAGTCAGATCATCCCAAAATGCCACAAAGGTACAAGCAGCCAAGAAATCAGCCGAGACGACGTGAACA GTGACAGCGATGACAACAGGCCGGGGATGAGGGGAGGACATCAGATGGTCATTGACGTCCAGACCG AAACGGTGTACTTGTTCGGCGGCTGGGACGGCACTCAGGACCTGGCCGACTTCTGGGCCTACAGCGTCCAGGAGAACCAGTGGGCCTGCATCTCCAGGGACACGGAGAAGGAG AACGGTCCAAGCGCTCGCTCATGCCACAAGATGTGCATCGACTCCCAGCGGCGGCAGATCTACACGCTGGGCCGCTACCTGGACTCCAGCGTCAGGAACAGCAAGTCCCTGAAGAGCGACTTCTACCGCTACGACATCGACGCCAACACCTGGACGCTGCTCAGCGAGGACACGTCAGCAGACGGAGGACCCAAGCTGGTGTTCGACCACCAG ATGTGCATGGACTCAGAGAAGCATATGATCTACACGTTCGGCGGCCGCATCCTAACGTGCAACGGCAGCGTGGAGGACAGCCGGACGTCGGAGCCCCAGTTCAGCGGGCTGTACGCCTTCCACTGCCAGGCAGGGACGTGGAGCCTGCTGCGGGAGGACTCGTGCAACGCCGGCCCGGAGGACGTCCAGTCCCGCATCGGACACTGCATGCTCTTCCACACG AGAAACCGCTGTCTCTACGTGTTTGGGGGCCAGAGGTCAAAGACGTACCTCAATGATTTCTTCAGCTACGATGTCGACGGAGACCATGTGGAAATCATATCTGACGGCACCAAGAAAGACTCAGGGATGG TTCCCATGACGGGTTTCACCCAGAGAGCCACCATCGACCCTGAGCTCAACGAGATCCACGTCCTGTCGGGCCTCAGCAAAGACAAGGACAAGCGCGAGGAGAACGTGCGCAACTCCTTCTGGATCTACGACATCGCCCGCAATAACTG GTCATGCGTGTATAAGAACGATCAGGCGGTGAAGGAAAACCCCAACAAGactctgcaggaggaggagccgTGTCCCCGCTTTGCACACCAGCTGGTCTACGACGAGATGCACAAA GTGCACTACCTGTTTGGGGGGAATCCCGGGAAGTCCTACTCTCCCAAGATGCGCCTGGACGACTTCTGGTCCCTCCGACTGTGTCGACCCTCTAAGGAGTACCTGCTCCGCCACTGCAGATACCTCATCAGGAAGTACAG GTTTGAGGAGAAAGCCCAGTCGGAACCACTGAGTGCACTGAAGTACCTGCAGAACGACCTGTCCCTCACCGTAGACCACACAGACCCCGACGAGACCAAGGAG TTCCAGCTGCTGCCATCGGCGCTCTTCAGATCCAGCTCCGACTTCATCCCCCTTG GCTTCTCTGACGTCGACCAGACGTACGCTCAGCGGACGCAGCTGTTTGACACACTGGTGAACTTCTTTCCCGACAGCATGACGCCTCCTAAGGGCAACTTGGTGGACCTAATCACCCTCTAG